A window of the Natrinema salifodinae genome harbors these coding sequences:
- a CDS encoding DUF1156 domain-containing protein yields MTENQDSRLSDGIDYKPVKAESVLPTKTVGIECLKEANPETMSPHRNLFKWFARRPTAATRLAILASILPDDVDNDKLLQLMCVGPKEDLNRDISDYVLEKFSTKNQREGSIEDHFGYEYPHRRIPPESKFQDLHQQIEEHWDGELPTVLDPTAGGGTIPLESLRYGLPTISNELNPVAWLLNKVILEYAPIVGSIEEDIQTWVSSIEEYTSEELDDFFPDRNGVSPSHYFRAYSITCPSCGDPLPISNRWYFNRRRNAAVYPKVEDGELNFDIIDPEEAETREGYDPNQGTVSGGDAECPHCGVVTERSDLVKIFKNGDFEFEVCGVRYEDDIGGKRYYPPTEEDVKAIEKANEKVSSNLRLSTILSTDRYEGYYDRAVPYGIEQWRDVYSPRQLLAHATYLEAFEQVKPEIQSQYEEEKANLILILLSFISVKLIRRSSRLNPITPRRGSPDNMLGNNNFSFQWHFGESNLTVGTYSYESESKNVLESYEEVVQYVSHVEEPATVYQGDAANLPCDDGSIQSVVIDPPYGDNVMYAEISDAFYVWFREYLGDVFSETFADQETNKQDEAVENPIIVNPDEDESTSEVARERYEEKMGEVFSEAYRVLEQGGTLTIYFTDKEIEAWDSLTMSIIQSGFIISATHTITSEVPYRVGVQENASADSTLLLTCRKPKREPSDRNPTLWRDIKDRTREVAREKAAELLESDHNLTKTDMIISAFGPTLRVFTQEFPVVDDKDNEVRPKQALTEARAAVTEVLIERELSGDLQTVDALSTWYILSWLVYEDENIPYDEARQLGLGIGVRIDDIKNKTKIWSKSKDTLVLRGQDYRVRDYTALEAGEKRRERAYPVNPQDTSFDYNVDAVHAALNVLETKGGDFTWNWLKERDLQNSSWFTKTVKSLLQVIPQDHPDYDPLVNLASGETGQLLDIDTDFLSRESNSEQTRTTLQDF; encoded by the coding sequence ATGACTGAAAACCAAGATTCAAGACTTTCGGATGGTATTGATTACAAACCAGTAAAGGCAGAATCGGTGTTACCCACCAAAACTGTGGGAATCGAGTGTCTCAAGGAAGCGAACCCAGAAACGATGTCACCTCATCGTAATCTCTTCAAATGGTTCGCTCGGCGTCCTACAGCAGCTACGAGGTTGGCGATCTTAGCATCCATTCTTCCGGATGATGTCGATAATGACAAACTCTTACAACTAATGTGCGTCGGTCCGAAGGAGGATCTAAACAGAGACATCTCAGATTATGTTTTAGAAAAATTCTCAACAAAGAACCAGAGAGAGGGTTCAATCGAGGACCATTTTGGATATGAGTACCCTCATCGAAGGATCCCTCCCGAATCGAAATTCCAAGATCTCCATCAACAGATTGAGGAACACTGGGATGGAGAATTACCGACAGTATTGGATCCTACTGCTGGAGGAGGAACAATCCCCTTAGAATCATTAAGATATGGTCTTCCAACCATTTCTAATGAGCTGAATCCTGTTGCTTGGCTTTTGAACAAAGTCATCTTGGAGTATGCACCGATCGTCGGGTCAATTGAAGAGGACATCCAAACTTGGGTGTCATCGATTGAGGAGTATACTTCTGAAGAATTAGACGATTTCTTCCCCGATCGAAATGGGGTTTCTCCAAGCCACTACTTCCGTGCATACAGTATCACCTGCCCTTCTTGCGGTGATCCTCTACCAATTTCAAACCGTTGGTATTTCAATCGACGAAGGAACGCCGCCGTCTACCCCAAAGTCGAAGATGGTGAACTCAACTTCGATATAATTGATCCAGAGGAGGCTGAGACGAGAGAAGGATATGATCCAAATCAGGGAACAGTAAGTGGGGGAGATGCAGAATGTCCCCATTGTGGTGTAGTGACTGAAAGATCAGACTTAGTTAAGATATTCAAAAATGGTGATTTCGAATTTGAGGTTTGTGGGGTAAGATATGAAGATGATATTGGTGGTAAAAGATATTACCCACCTACAGAAGAAGATGTCAAAGCTATCGAAAAGGCTAACGAGAAAGTCTCATCAAACCTAAGACTATCGACTATTCTCTCTACTGATCGGTACGAAGGGTATTACGACCGTGCTGTACCATACGGTATTGAACAATGGAGGGATGTGTATAGTCCTCGACAACTCCTCGCCCACGCGACATACCTAGAGGCTTTCGAACAAGTAAAGCCTGAAATTCAATCACAATATGAGGAGGAGAAAGCAAATCTAATTCTGATACTCCTTTCGTTCATTTCTGTAAAGCTGATCAGGAGAAGTTCGAGACTTAACCCAATTACACCACGTCGAGGATCTCCTGATAATATGCTTGGGAATAATAATTTCTCTTTCCAATGGCACTTTGGTGAGAGTAACTTGACAGTCGGCACCTACAGCTATGAGTCAGAAAGCAAGAACGTTTTAGAAAGTTATGAGGAGGTCGTCCAGTACGTCTCCCATGTAGAGGAACCGGCTACCGTGTATCAGGGTGATGCCGCTAATCTCCCTTGCGATGATGGCTCCATTCAGAGTGTTGTAATTGATCCTCCTTATGGGGATAACGTCATGTATGCTGAGATCTCTGATGCGTTTTACGTTTGGTTCCGTGAATATCTCGGAGATGTATTCTCAGAGACCTTCGCTGATCAAGAAACAAATAAGCAAGATGAAGCAGTTGAGAATCCGATAATCGTCAATCCTGACGAAGATGAATCTACATCGGAGGTTGCCAGAGAGCGCTACGAAGAGAAAATGGGTGAGGTCTTCTCTGAGGCATATAGAGTACTGGAACAAGGCGGGACTCTGACGATCTACTTTACTGACAAGGAGATTGAAGCATGGGATTCTCTTACCATGTCGATTATTCAATCTGGATTTATTATTTCAGCAACCCATACTATCACGAGTGAAGTCCCTTATCGAGTCGGAGTGCAAGAGAACGCATCAGCAGATAGTACCTTACTATTGACTTGTCGAAAGCCCAAAAGAGAACCTTCCGATAGAAACCCTACTCTTTGGCGTGATATTAAAGATAGAACACGTGAAGTAGCCCGGGAAAAGGCTGCAGAACTCCTTGAATCCGACCATAATCTGACTAAGACAGATATGATCATTAGTGCATTCGGACCAACGCTACGTGTCTTTACTCAAGAATTCCCGGTCGTTGACGATAAAGATAATGAGGTCCGACCGAAACAAGCTCTCACCGAGGCAAGAGCGGCAGTCACTGAAGTCCTGATAGAACGAGAGTTATCTGGTGACCTACAAACAGTCGATGCTCTCTCTACATGGTACATTCTCTCGTGGTTGGTATACGAAGACGAAAACATCCCATATGATGAAGCACGCCAATTAGGATTAGGAATCGGTGTTCGAATAGACGACATTAAGAATAAAACCAAAATTTGGAGCAAAAGCAAGGATACACTCGTACTTCGTGGTCAAGATTACCGAGTTCGAGATTACACGGCGCTTGAAGCCGGTGAAAAACGTCGAGAACGTGCTTACCCGGTGAATCCGCAAGACACATCGTTCGATTACAATGTTGATGCTGTACATGCGGCTCTGAACGTGCTCGAAACCAAAGGTGGTGACTTTACCTGGAACTGGCTGAAGGAACGCGATCTGCAGAACTCCTCTTGGTTCACAAAAACCGTGAAAAGCTTGCTCCAAGTCATCCCACAGGACCATCCGGACTACGACCCGCTCGTCAATTTGGCATCCGGTGAGACTGGACAGCTCTTGGACATCGATACGGACTTCCTGAGCAGAGAGTCCAATAGCGAACAGACTCGAACCACTCTGCAAGACTTCTAA
- a CDS encoding DUF7680 family protein, with translation MSIESEAESFAYGSSIHGGRPTFALTRRLGDDAGLTLYEFIPEDLANGRQKRLRRANSNHTLSRLSIPKALPDVTEDSVGRLDFTDIGSPKERTPNNWNWDEWCALKVTTLREKHQQAVHRLIKSVLDDAGIDPAIVTRGEGSVVLSESDGVRLTIAFLALKELQKYEKLTTVVDSIARMSSEECYYWHAKCRSPTNPNGVRALRELLAGHI, from the coding sequence ATGAGCATCGAATCGGAAGCAGAATCATTCGCATACGGAAGCAGCATACATGGTGGACGTCCCACGTTCGCCCTGACTCGGCGTCTCGGGGACGATGCTGGGCTGACGCTCTATGAGTTTATTCCAGAGGATCTCGCCAATGGCCGCCAAAAGCGTCTCCGGCGGGCCAACAGTAACCATACACTTTCGCGGCTGTCGATTCCGAAAGCACTTCCGGACGTAACCGAAGACTCCGTTGGTCGATTGGATTTCACAGACATCGGTTCTCCAAAAGAGCGGACTCCGAACAACTGGAACTGGGACGAGTGGTGTGCGCTGAAAGTCACAACGCTTCGAGAGAAGCATCAGCAGGCGGTTCACCGCCTGATTAAATCAGTTCTTGATGACGCAGGTATTGATCCAGCGATAGTTACTCGCGGAGAAGGTTCTGTAGTACTGTCGGAAAGTGATGGTGTTCGGCTCACAATTGCTTTCCTTGCTCTGAAGGAGTTGCAGAAGTACGAGAAGCTCACAACCGTGGTAGACAGTATCGCTCGGATGAGTTCTGAGGAATGCTACTATTGGCACGCAAAGTGTCGCTCTCCTACTAATCCCAACGGAGTAAGAGCACTACGCGAACTCCTTGCAGGACATATTTAA
- a CDS encoding ATP-binding protein gives MAISVPSLFNTCTPHEDVLEGTLSENQFAAKLSGVVFNPDSAPEIYADPETFFTKTYATDGLQDLLTLLAKRYVGKVEDEYSGEDGFLSLDTVFGGGKTHSQIAAYHFSRNPEAIDDLSEFIIDDEVASDFDEIRDDFSVETAVFEGGHVSAMDARCNKDDPSAPSTQTMWGELAYQLAGADGYALFSDYDSDRVAPGESDVEELFDLLDEPGLVLIDEVAQYLEQAAAIAVEDSTLADQTNSFLWSLMRATQNSDDVTVVMSVAATAFEDKAQQVQELISDLDAISERTERSVTPTEDDEVAEVLKHRLFKSIDEGAAAQAADAFQSFYRNYEADLPDRVTKAEFHEQMERTYPFHPTLIELLAQEIDTLPNFQRTRGALKLVSRAVHRVWNNQEANADRNFVRAFDMHPSDEYVWSTLLDLFGQIEQDLRTASKSDVYTSDGKAACQYEDENWTPMGHPPIATHLGTTILWKSIVSGGNRGRGLSRRELWEMVLEPSVELDHYRDALKNLSETGSSPETEAFFLYETENGLLRFKGEPKISKLITNEAQQIEDGVARNRLEQTIRGALGGGEFDTIYDPQAPYEVPDEYDTVRLCVMGFSAVTISNDQDEPPELLQTLATTTGNSPGSEKKRVYRNNVVFLAAGEQEIEGALDHARRVKAMERILNGQAWKTELNSAQRDDLDERLQETSALLGESVRQAYRHLYYPGTGGLKNEVIDSVNENDDLHDVVFENLDSLDRLITRDEGALGTAWFTNRIWQSDPDSMTTLDIRKLVAKRTDVRILLDPKPLRETTRSVTTSDTTSYVFWDGTAERGYCSEEDTVSTATGERPLVDAEEMSTALSMSDVLISDNHVVFADGEALLDEHDLTFPALDEDEVEEDETEVEDETEEDDDDDDVIIEPPQWSELSFTARTDSPSAISGAFSAVNNDIDQQKMRLRDNHDVSSGNIEVLIDSIEIELEGDQVWERAWFISDKVKDLDRIGEETTVVFEYVAESAEGSTSIFEAGYEGSAEEFANHFGTNHIPESFISRGGEAEGEAVLMIDAGSFDDNSRENTLEVLQEALQGLGGINNIELVVSATVKEKTEETEEVVR, from the coding sequence ATGGCGATTTCCGTCCCCTCCCTCTTTAATACGTGCACACCGCACGAAGACGTGCTGGAGGGCACGCTATCGGAGAACCAGTTCGCAGCGAAACTATCCGGAGTGGTGTTCAATCCAGACAGCGCACCTGAAATCTACGCTGATCCTGAGACCTTCTTCACGAAGACATACGCGACGGATGGGCTTCAGGATCTGCTCACACTCTTAGCAAAACGCTACGTTGGTAAAGTCGAGGACGAGTACAGTGGAGAGGATGGATTTCTGTCTCTCGATACTGTTTTTGGAGGCGGAAAGACCCACTCACAAATCGCTGCGTATCACTTCTCCCGAAACCCGGAAGCAATCGACGATCTCTCGGAGTTCATCATTGACGACGAGGTCGCAAGCGATTTCGACGAGATTCGAGATGATTTCTCGGTGGAGACGGCCGTCTTCGAAGGCGGACACGTTAGTGCGATGGACGCAAGGTGTAACAAGGACGACCCGTCTGCCCCCAGCACGCAGACCATGTGGGGGGAATTGGCTTACCAGCTCGCTGGCGCTGATGGGTATGCGCTTTTTAGTGACTACGATTCCGATCGGGTTGCCCCTGGAGAGTCCGATGTCGAGGAACTGTTCGACCTGCTCGATGAGCCCGGACTCGTACTCATCGACGAGGTGGCACAGTACCTCGAACAGGCCGCAGCCATTGCGGTCGAGGACTCCACACTTGCGGACCAGACGAATTCGTTCCTCTGGTCGCTCATGCGAGCGACTCAGAATTCCGATGACGTGACGGTCGTGATGAGTGTCGCCGCGACTGCCTTTGAAGACAAGGCGCAGCAAGTTCAAGAACTCATCAGCGACCTCGACGCAATTTCGGAGCGGACCGAGCGATCGGTGACGCCGACAGAAGACGACGAGGTAGCTGAGGTTCTGAAGCACCGGCTCTTCAAATCGATAGACGAAGGTGCGGCGGCACAAGCGGCGGACGCGTTCCAGTCGTTCTACCGCAACTACGAAGCGGATCTACCGGACCGCGTGACGAAGGCCGAGTTCCACGAGCAGATGGAACGGACCTATCCGTTCCACCCAACACTCATCGAACTCCTCGCGCAGGAAATCGACACGCTGCCGAACTTCCAGCGGACGCGAGGAGCACTCAAGCTCGTTTCGCGTGCTGTACACCGCGTCTGGAATAACCAGGAAGCAAACGCGGATCGGAATTTCGTCCGAGCATTCGACATGCACCCATCCGACGAGTATGTCTGGTCCACGTTGCTGGACTTGTTCGGGCAGATTGAGCAAGACCTCCGAACGGCTTCGAAGTCCGACGTCTACACGAGCGACGGGAAAGCAGCGTGCCAGTACGAGGACGAGAACTGGACGCCAATGGGCCACCCGCCAATCGCTACCCACCTCGGAACAACGATTCTCTGGAAAAGCATCGTCTCCGGCGGCAACCGGGGGCGCGGTCTGTCGCGGCGGGAACTGTGGGAGATGGTCCTCGAACCAAGTGTGGAACTCGACCACTACCGTGACGCCCTGAAGAACCTCAGCGAAACGGGCAGTAGTCCGGAGACAGAGGCGTTCTTCCTCTACGAAACTGAGAACGGGCTTCTCCGGTTCAAGGGCGAGCCCAAGATCTCGAAGCTCATCACGAACGAGGCACAGCAGATTGAGGACGGCGTTGCTCGAAACAGACTAGAACAGACCATCCGTGGCGCGCTCGGGGGTGGTGAGTTCGACACGATCTACGACCCGCAAGCCCCGTACGAAGTGCCGGATGAGTACGACACAGTTCGTCTGTGCGTGATGGGGTTCAGTGCAGTCACGATCTCGAATGACCAGGACGAACCCCCGGAGCTGCTTCAGACTCTCGCTACGACGACTGGCAACTCTCCAGGGAGCGAGAAGAAGCGCGTGTACCGGAACAACGTCGTCTTCCTCGCTGCTGGAGAGCAGGAAATCGAGGGTGCACTGGACCACGCACGCCGTGTGAAGGCGATGGAACGGATTCTGAACGGGCAGGCCTGGAAGACGGAACTCAACAGCGCTCAGCGTGACGACCTCGACGAACGATTACAGGAGACGTCAGCGCTGCTCGGCGAATCTGTTCGCCAAGCGTACCGGCACCTCTACTACCCCGGTACTGGCGGACTGAAGAACGAAGTCATCGACTCCGTCAACGAGAACGACGACTTGCACGACGTCGTCTTTGAGAACCTCGACAGTCTCGATCGACTCATCACTCGTGACGAAGGCGCGCTAGGTACGGCGTGGTTCACGAATCGGATCTGGCAGTCGGATCCGGACTCGATGACGACGCTGGATATCCGGAAATTGGTCGCTAAGCGGACCGACGTCCGTATCCTCCTCGATCCCAAGCCCCTCCGGGAAACCACCCGGAGCGTAACTACGAGTGACACGACGAGCTACGTGTTCTGGGACGGGACTGCGGAGAGGGGATACTGCTCGGAAGAGGACACCGTATCGACGGCGACGGGGGAACGACCACTCGTGGACGCCGAGGAAATGTCCACGGCCCTGTCGATGTCGGACGTCCTGATCAGCGACAATCACGTGGTCTTCGCCGACGGCGAAGCGTTACTCGACGAGCATGACCTAACGTTCCCGGCTCTCGACGAGGACGAGGTAGAGGAGGATGAAACGGAGGTCGAAGATGAAACTGAGGAAGACGATGACGACGATGACGTCATCATCGAACCCCCTCAGTGGTCCGAACTGTCCTTCACTGCACGAACTGACTCTCCGAGTGCGATATCGGGAGCCTTCTCCGCGGTGAATAACGACATCGACCAGCAGAAGATGCGACTGCGGGACAACCACGATGTCTCCAGCGGCAACATCGAAGTTCTTATCGACTCGATCGAGATCGAGCTCGAAGGAGACCAGGTCTGGGAGCGGGCGTGGTTCATCAGCGACAAGGTCAAGGATTTAGATAGGATCGGGGAAGAAACCACGGTCGTGTTCGAATACGTCGCCGAATCCGCAGAAGGATCGACCAGCATCTTCGAGGCCGGTTATGAGGGCTCCGCCGAGGAGTTTGCCAACCACTTCGGTACGAATCACATTCCGGAGAGCTTTATCAGCCGAGGTGGGGAGGCAGAAGGAGAAGCTGTGCTCATGATCGATGCCGGTTCCTTCGACGACAACTCGCGGGAGAACACGCTGGAAGTGCTCCAAGAAGCGCTCCAAGGTCTCGGTGGAATCAACAACATTGAATTGGTCGTCTCCGCGACGGTGAAGGAGAAGACGGAAGAGACTGAGGAGGTTGTTCGATGA
- a CDS encoding RipA family octameric membrane protein, whose product MDENDSSDADRTEVIDQYTTYVNTTLNVSNRRMRNNRFYVLLLSGTLAILSVLADTQIIEEAGLLLAGLLGFALCVLWYLSIVSYKQLNSGKYEVITSMEEDLPAEPFDDEWEVLDEGQNWRTYITHTRVERKIPGVLAIPYLLISIYAVSQLL is encoded by the coding sequence ATGGATGAAAATGATTCTTCCGATGCTGATCGGACTGAGGTGATCGACCAGTACACCACCTACGTGAACACGACGCTGAACGTCAGCAACCGACGGATGCGGAACAACCGGTTTTACGTCCTTCTACTCTCCGGGACGCTCGCCATACTATCCGTGCTTGCTGATACCCAGATAATCGAAGAGGCCGGACTACTTCTCGCCGGCTTACTCGGATTTGCACTCTGCGTCCTCTGGTATCTCAGTATCGTCTCGTATAAGCAACTGAACAGCGGGAAGTATGAAGTCATCACTTCGATGGAGGAAGACCTGCCGGCGGAACCGTTCGATGACGAATGGGAGGTCCTTGACGAAGGGCAAAACTGGCGGACCTACATCACTCATACTCGTGTAGAGCGAAAAATTCCAGGCGTACTCGCTATCCCCTACCTCCTTATCTCCATCTACGCGGTTAGTCAGCTTCTGTGA
- a CDS encoding TIR domain-containing protein, whose translation MSWQLYFDRAKRSTSPVAVDKQLVGPIPPGFEARGLTIDGLWGVYERRQGLDQIQITELPAQYRVSVSNPVVSGNQLSQPTSQSNQNGNALKGLAALGLGVLGAAAIGKAIGGSQNSTAPDPKQAHRVFISHSWTYENHFTEVKEFLDDAYGFEYFDHSVSSDNPIDAQLPNHLRKKIRDQMRSTSVVLVLAGMYVAHSDWIQEEIEMANEMEKPMIGVIPAENDRVPALVQEHATELVEADGTAILNAIEQHAT comes from the coding sequence ATGAGCTGGCAACTCTATTTTGACCGAGCTAAACGGTCAACGAGCCCGGTCGCTGTCGATAAGCAATTGGTCGGACCCATCCCTCCTGGGTTTGAAGCGCGAGGGCTCACAATCGACGGACTCTGGGGAGTCTATGAACGCCGGCAGGGTCTCGATCAGATTCAAATCACGGAACTCCCTGCCCAGTACCGCGTCTCTGTCTCCAATCCTGTAGTCAGCGGCAACCAGCTATCTCAGCCCACCTCTCAGTCGAACCAGAACGGTAACGCGTTGAAAGGGCTAGCTGCACTGGGGCTCGGTGTTCTCGGTGCTGCAGCTATCGGGAAAGCAATCGGAGGCTCACAAAATAGCACCGCTCCCGATCCAAAACAAGCCCACCGAGTCTTTATCAGCCACTCTTGGACTTACGAGAACCATTTTACAGAGGTGAAGGAGTTCCTCGACGACGCCTACGGATTCGAGTACTTCGACCATAGCGTGTCCTCGGACAATCCAATCGACGCCCAGCTCCCAAACCACCTCCGGAAGAAGATCCGAGACCAGATGCGATCAACCTCTGTCGTGCTCGTACTGGCTGGAATGTACGTCGCACACAGCGATTGGATTCAAGAGGAGATCGAGATGGCGAACGAGATGGAGAAGCCTATGATCGGGGTGATTCCCGCGGAGAATGACCGCGTACCGGCGTTAGTTCAGGAACATGCCACCGAACTTGTCGAAGCTGACGGTACTGCAATCTTGAATGCAATTGAACAGCACGCAACATGA
- a CDS encoding DUF4238 domain-containing protein translates to MPEYRNQHYVPQFYLTRFSDDGDRINLYNVQAQQEFNEPISRVCSRSYFYSDDTDVEIAIGQIEGSLAEGLTEIINAEAVSEFQVQDDLKPNWLQVMQFLTFQEARTALSKEELERDSDLFFEEFVRAGVEAGELEPEYLDKVRDGEITFEWDQSPQIHSMLYQLHCAPLLADLYGTIFVNDTSSAFVTSDHPVVRHNPYYADEGFSQLAGWQARGLQIYCPLSPDLYLLLHDPECYDVNSRPEGSLTINDEDVIQELNRLQLVQCENNVFYGESGRQAEMQQLHDELEPFVDRDRSSRGAFESQSGIGVYTHIGIPEFQPDLPFVTENPGVEFTPERVEGSRKEQEKFWEEQFGDLL, encoded by the coding sequence ATGCCAGAATACCGAAATCAGCATTATGTGCCTCAGTTCTACCTTACCCGGTTCTCTGATGACGGAGACCGAATCAACCTATATAACGTTCAAGCACAACAAGAATTCAATGAACCGATCTCACGTGTTTGCTCACGTAGCTACTTCTACAGCGATGACACCGACGTTGAGATAGCTATCGGCCAAATTGAAGGGTCTCTGGCAGAAGGATTAACTGAGATTATCAACGCGGAAGCCGTGAGCGAATTCCAGGTCCAAGATGACCTGAAACCGAACTGGCTGCAGGTTATGCAGTTTCTCACCTTTCAAGAAGCCAGAACTGCATTATCAAAGGAGGAATTAGAACGTGACAGCGACTTATTCTTCGAGGAGTTCGTTCGAGCGGGTGTCGAAGCGGGCGAACTTGAACCTGAGTACCTAGACAAGGTTCGAGATGGAGAAATCACATTCGAATGGGATCAAAGCCCGCAAATCCATTCAATGCTGTATCAACTCCACTGCGCTCCATTACTCGCGGATCTCTATGGCACAATATTTGTTAATGACACTAGTTCAGCGTTTGTTACAAGCGATCATCCGGTGGTTCGGCACAACCCCTACTACGCTGATGAAGGGTTTTCACAGTTGGCTGGTTGGCAAGCACGAGGTCTGCAGATTTACTGTCCCTTGTCACCAGATCTTTACCTGCTTCTTCACGACCCAGAGTGCTACGATGTCAATAGCCGCCCGGAAGGATCTCTTACAATTAATGACGAAGATGTGATTCAGGAGTTAAATCGGTTACAGTTGGTACAATGTGAGAACAATGTGTTCTATGGTGAATCTGGAAGGCAGGCTGAAATGCAGCAATTACATGACGAGTTAGAGCCGTTCGTAGACCGGGATCGATCTTCACGTGGTGCATTTGAATCCCAAAGCGGCATAGGAGTTTATACCCATATCGGAATTCCTGAGTTTCAGCCGGATCTTCCTTTTGTCACAGAAAATCCCGGAGTGGAATTCACTCCAGAACGAGTTGAGGGCTCACGCAAAGAGCAAGAGAAGTTTTGGGAGGAGCAATTCGGAGACCTCCTTTGA
- a CDS encoding helix-hairpin-helix domain-containing protein: protein MDEYPSDQDYKAIVEEKYGRDKAQAFFRRHSHVLVHSGETEDLADLTRRMYIGYDRTNSLKEDVLEKDKRKKATAFIFESEADEEDLIQDLERNRGKGYQYNGNKDLEVQSVVNTDDGFEINLQYEDRSPSRRPLQNTQTRSITVSLTQTDEDGVWQGTQEYRYADEFNAASDFFDDWESKRLSERKPGIKRVNFNLETIPAEDSVEMFNKFLRDTPGDWRFEQVLELGIKQSGESAGVLEEEETEFEEEEEIEEELDEELRGITDAVFKGSSLRENQFVQDCLDSGFYFNSIRALFQDTESPDAIELELKFKQRPKVTFDLSIVEEYERRDDGYDPGNLGPEKRENTRESFRSSIVDLYGEYTDRTALMQDQYGDELTQFNGITENNIDQLHDLGIETPQDLYDADPETLVEEVVNIGKERAEDFTGESVGD from the coding sequence ATGGACGAATACCCCAGCGATCAGGACTACAAGGCCATTGTCGAGGAAAAGTACGGGCGTGATAAAGCACAAGCATTCTTCCGCAGGCATTCGCACGTTCTAGTACATTCCGGCGAAACAGAAGACCTAGCCGACCTCACACGCCGGATGTACATCGGGTATGACCGTACGAATTCGCTGAAAGAAGACGTGCTGGAAAAGGACAAGAGGAAGAAGGCCACAGCGTTCATTTTCGAGAGCGAAGCGGACGAAGAAGACCTCATACAAGATTTGGAAAGGAACAGGGGGAAAGGCTACCAGTATAATGGGAACAAAGATCTGGAAGTGCAAAGTGTTGTTAACACGGACGATGGATTTGAAATCAATCTACAGTATGAAGACCGTAGTCCTTCTCGACGACCTCTCCAGAACACACAAACGCGTTCAATTACTGTTTCCCTCACACAGACAGACGAAGACGGGGTCTGGCAAGGAACTCAGGAATACCGGTACGCTGATGAGTTCAATGCCGCCAGCGACTTCTTTGACGATTGGGAGTCAAAGAGGCTCAGCGAGAGAAAACCTGGAATCAAGAGAGTCAACTTCAACCTAGAAACGATCCCCGCAGAAGACAGTGTGGAGATGTTCAACAAATTCCTACGTGATACACCAGGAGACTGGAGATTCGAGCAGGTGCTTGAGCTAGGTATCAAACAAAGCGGAGAGAGTGCTGGCGTACTTGAGGAAGAGGAAACTGAGTTTGAGGAGGAAGAAGAGATTGAGGAAGAACTGGATGAGGAACTCCGAGGCATCACAGATGCAGTATTCAAAGGCAGCAGCCTGAGGGAGAATCAATTCGTGCAGGACTGCTTGGATAGTGGCTTCTACTTCAATTCGATCAGGGCCCTATTCCAGGACACCGAATCACCAGACGCGATAGAATTGGAACTGAAGTTTAAGCAACGTCCTAAAGTTACTTTTGATCTTTCCATCGTTGAAGAGTATGAGCGACGTGACGACGGCTACGACCCTGGAAACCTCGGTCCAGAAAAGCGAGAGAATACACGGGAATCCTTCAGAAGCTCTATTGTAGATCTGTATGGCGAATACACCGACCGAACCGCACTGATGCAGGACCAGTATGGAGACGAGCTAACACAATTCAACGGGATTACGGAAAACAACATTGATCAGCTACACGATCTCGGTATCGAAACGCCACAGGACCTCTATGATGCTGATCCAGAAACTCTAGTGGAAGAGGTTGTAAATATTGGTAAAGAGAGAGCCGAGGACTTCACAGGCGAATCAGTAGGGGACTAA
- a CDS encoding GmrSD restriction endonuclease domain-containing protein — protein sequence MAAIETEMADLGKVTGFNEEMIENVLEYTKGGSRTFLTLTLLYDQIDFGSIQYHQDHIFPSSLLDEDYLLDNGFDRDKAKAFDAQADRLANLQLLTGRENEAKQDTPFEEWLESQDESFYDRHLIPTDPETHRIENFDSFLEQRSELIRDELQSVLGPVEH from the coding sequence GTGGCAGCAATCGAGACAGAGATGGCTGATCTTGGGAAGGTGACTGGTTTCAACGAGGAGATGATCGAAAACGTTTTGGAGTATACGAAAGGTGGAAGTCGGACGTTCCTCACGCTGACGCTGCTCTACGACCAGATCGACTTCGGGAGTATCCAGTACCATCAGGATCACATCTTCCCGAGTTCGCTGCTGGACGAAGACTACCTTCTTGATAATGGGTTCGATCGGGACAAAGCTAAGGCGTTCGATGCGCAGGCAGATCGCCTTGCCAATCTCCAGCTTCTGACTGGACGGGAGAACGAGGCAAAGCAGGATACACCGTTTGAGGAGTGGCTTGAGAGTCAGGACGAGTCGTTTTACGACCGCCACCTCATCCCGACTGACCCTGAGACACATCGGATAGAGAACTTTGATAGCTTCCTCGAACAGCGCTCTGAACTCATCAGAGATGAACTCCAGTCGGTCCTCGGTCCCGTAGAGCACTGA